Proteins from one Juglans microcarpa x Juglans regia isolate MS1-56 chromosome 6S, Jm3101_v1.0, whole genome shotgun sequence genomic window:
- the LOC121237341 gene encoding GDSL esterase/lipase At4g26790 encodes MANNYKTIHWFLLAHLLLQLSNIYARVPAIIVFGDSSVDSGNNNQISTILKSNFEPYGRDFIGGQPTGRFSNGRIPTDFISEAFGIKPTIPAYLDPTYDIKDFASGVCFASAGTGYDNATSDVLSVIPLWKEMEYYKEYQKDLRGYLGEEKANEVLCEALYLMSIGTNDFLENYYVLPRRSSEFSIVEYQNFLAGIAGNFIRELYNLGARKICIGGVPPMGCLPLERTTNILSGSECIEEYNNVAKDFNEKLKGLIANLNKELAGIRLVFSNPYDILLEIIQNPESFGFEDTAKACCGTGLFEMSYLCDQINPFTCSDANKYIFWDSFHPTEKTNGIVADNVMKSSLAEFLW; translated from the exons ATGGCTAATAATTATAAGACCATTCATTGGTTCCTCTTAGCTCATCTCCTACTGCAATTATCAAACATATATGCAAGAGTTCCGGCCATTATAGTGTTTGGAGACTCTTCTGTGGATTCAGGTAACAACAACCAGATCTCCACAATCCTAAAGAGTAATTTCGAGCCTTATGGTAGAGATTTCATCGGCGGTCAACCCACCGGAAGGTTTTCCAATGGTCGAATTCCAACAGACTTCATTTCTGAAGCTTTTGGGATCAAGCCAACAATCCCTGCATATTTGGATCCAACATATGATATCAAAGATTTTGCGAGTGGAGTATGCTTCGCTTCGGCTGGAACTGGTTATGATAATGCTACTTCTGATGTGCTA TCTGTAATACCTTTGTGGAAGGAAATGGAATACTATAAGGAATACCAGAAGGACCTGAGAGGATATCTAGGCGAAGAGAAAGCGAACGAGGTCCTATGTGAAGCACTCTACCTGATGAGCATAGGAACCAACGATTTCCTAGAGAACTACTATGTTTTGCCAAGACGATCATCAGAGTTTTCTATCGTGGAGTACCAGAATTTTCTAGCAGGTATTGCAGGAAATTTCATCAGAGAGCTCTACAATCTCGGAGCTCGGAAGATATGCATAGGTGGGGTTCCTCCTATGGGGTGTTTGCCATTGGAGAGAACTACAAACATCTTGTCCGGAAGTGAGTGCATAGAAGAATACAACAATGTGGCCAAAGATTTCAATGAAAAGTTGAAGGGATTGATTGCAAATCTGAACAAGGAGCTGGCTGGAATCCGACTGGTGTTTTCGAACCCATATGATATCCTCTTGGAAATCATTCAGAATCCAGAGTCGTTTG GTTTTGAGGATACAGCAAAAGCATGTTGTGGAACGGGCTTGTTCGAGATGAGTTATTTGTGTGATCAAATAAACCCATTTACATGTTCAGATgcaaataaatacatattttgggATTCCTTCCATCCCACAGAGAAAACGAACGGTATTGTCGCCGATAATGTGATGAAAAGTAGTCTAGCCGAGTTTCTCTGGTAA
- the LOC121237344 gene encoding upstream activation factor subunit UAF30, whose product MLPQRMKKVITDNPKKLANLIDLVNLPSTLRDFVGQSQISRLGCFMHVWSYIKTNNLQDTNNKNVVNCDKKLKSILLGKPRVELAELPALIKLHFPKEPK is encoded by the exons ATGCTGCCACAGCGCATGAAGAAGGTCATTACGGATAATCCAAAGAAGCTTGCCAACTTGATTGACCTTGTAAATCTTCCATCGACGCTCAGAGACTTTGTGGGTCAGTCTCAGATTTCTCGTCTAGGCTGTTTCATGCATGTCTGGTCCTACATCAAGACCAACAATCTGCAG GatacaaacaacaaaaatgtgGTCAATTGTGATAAAAAGCTGAAGAGTATTTTGTTGGGCAAGCCTCGGGTTGAGCTAGCTGAACTTCCTGCATTGATCAAATTGCATTTTCCTAAAGAGCCAAAGTAA